From a region of the Alosa sapidissima isolate fAloSap1 chromosome 9, fAloSap1.pri, whole genome shotgun sequence genome:
- the LOC121719851 gene encoding uncharacterized protein LOC121719851: MAFFTRSLQDLPRITVNDVHRIIQATSKTPTANRDKGFKLYVASYIHNYEVSNKESGGGKVTVRSECFRSMRKSQKPHCLSVVLRDSKPVVLERCQCTCVAGTALCCHVAALLYQTAHYSQLRLTSVPPVFSCTETEQKWHKPRTMGIKPGPVNDMVIISARPRERRLAEGIRSNLYKGVSCPLPDISTLKVQEAYHGLSADEAPMITAMALSSNVPLVESMFGPVQEGSVLSYQLPIRTVPITRPHTDAPSPPQLPLSYYRLGPSTCSSRVPALSGTN; this comes from the exons ATGGCGTTTTTCACTAGATCATTGCAGGACCTGCCGAGGATAACGGTAAACGATGTTCACCGAATCATCCAGGCCACATCAAAGACACCAACGGCAAACAGAGATAAAGGATTTAAACTGTATGTGGCCAGCTATATACACAACTACGAAG TTTCAAACAAGGAGTCAGGAGGAGGAAAGGTCACGGTTAGGTCGGAGTGCTTCCGATCTATGAGGAAAAGCCAGAAGCCTCACTGTCTGAGT GTTGTGCTAAGGGATTCTAAGCCGGTGGTGTTGGAGAGATGCCAGTGTACCTGTGTGGCCGGTACAGCTTTGTGCTGTCATGTGGCAGCTCTACTGTATCAGACGGCGCACTACTCCCAGCTGAGGCTTACATCAGTTCCCCCAGTGTTCAGCTGCACAGAAACTGAACAAAAGTGGCACAAACCAAGGACCATG GGTATTAAACCTGGTCCAGTTAATGACATGGTCATCATATCAGCCAGACCAAGAGAGAGGAGGCTTGCAGAAGGAATAAG AAGCAACTTGTATAAAGGAGTGAGCTGCCCTCTGCCAGACATCTCCACATTAAAAGTTCAGGAGGCATACCATGGACTTAGTGCAGATGAAGCTCCCATGATCACAGCAATGGCGCTCTCCAGCAATGTTCCTCTGGTTGAGTCCATGTTCGGTCCGGTGCAGGAGGGAAGTGTGCTGTCCTATCAGCTACCAATAAGGACAGTCCCCATTACCCGTCCCCACACAGATGCCCCTTCCCCTCCACAGCTGCCACTGTCATATTACAGACTCGGACCCTCTACCTGTTCAAGCAGAGTTCCTGCGTTGAGTGGCACCAACTGA